Part of the Sorghum bicolor cultivar BTx623 chromosome 1, Sorghum_bicolor_NCBIv3, whole genome shotgun sequence genome, TAGCGAGGACGAGGGCATGGCGGACCACACCCGCACCGGCGAGGAAGAGCTGGCCTGCGTCGGCAAGCTAGGCCGCACGGCGGGGCAGTCCTAGTAGGGCGCATCCCGACGAGGCAAGCACATCCAGGGCCAACACAACGGAGGTGCGCTTTGCTGGCGGCATCCATGGAAACTGAATGTTTCTATCAGCTTGTGAAAACTGATAACTGAATGCACACATTCTGTCAGTTATATCTCCATGTTCACTTGATTTTGATTATGGTCAATTACCTTTTGGTTGTGAACTAATTAAACATGCCAAGATGTGAAACTATCTGCGCATTCTTGTCCACTGTTTGCGCATGACTGCATGTTTCTTATGTGAAACTGTCCAATAGTGGCACACGTCTGCATATCTTGTGAATTTGCATTCGGTCTGCATGTCTTCTATGTGAATTTGAATTCAGTCATAAGTTGCAGCTATAAAAAGGTGGCTTTCCTATATTCAGTCTACATAGGATCTCTATAAAACCGACATCCAAGGAATGATCTTATTGAGCACATATGGCAACACTATGAAAATTAGACATAAATGTTTCAACCATATTTGATTTATGGGGTAGAAGATCATATGTTATATTTGATTTAGAAATATATTATATTACATTATATATAATGTATGATTTACTTTGAATGATTTGTTTTGTATCAATCAGCAACACAATGATATATAGAAATATTATTCATGATTGATTATGGCTACATACAAGCATTAAACGATTTGTAGACAGCTAAACAAACATCAGCTGTCTgtgggttgtacgagttgtctgtTTAGCCGTCTGTATTGTAAATTTCAAGAATTTATAGACAGCAGCTGTCTCCCTGTTGTACATGCCCTTAGGTGCAGTACAGGTCTCCACCGATATGATTGTGGAGTACTAATTAAAGCAGCTAGGGAATGAGATGTAGATGATTAGGACTTATTTTGACAGGTTGCACAAGATCCCTTAAAATTCCATTAAAAATTGGAATTACCTGTATCGCTGGGCAGATCCATCTCCTGGAGGCCCTGCCCGGCACAGCGCCCTCGTATGCGGAGGCCAAGGCCGAGGCCGCCGGACGTGCCCGGCATCCCAGGCAGGTCCTCCCAGCAGCCGGCCCAGACGCGGATGCTCCGCAATCCGCACGCGCTTCGCTTCTCCGCCATCTCCGTCCGAATCGCGATCAAATGCCACCGCGCGCATCGCTCCTCTTCCTCCGCCGTCTCTCCACCCGCCCGCCTCACCGCGATCACCCCAAAGTCGCGGCGCTGCTAGGGGTCCTCAACTCGGCGCCGTCGTCCTCCACGTCGCTCTCACACGCGCTCTCCCGCGCCTTCCCGTCGCCCTCCGACGCCTTCCCTCTCCACAGGCTGCCTCACCTCCTCCCGCTGCTCCCCTCCCCGCTTCTCTCCCTCCGCTTTCTCCTATGGCACCTGACCTCGTCCTCCCCGCGACCCTCCCAGCACGCTCTCTCCTCACTCGCCGCCTCGCTCCCCGACCTCTCATCCTCCGTGCCGCTACTCCTCTCGTCCTCCCCACGTCCCCTCCCGCTCCCGCACTATGCCCTCCTGCTCAACATATCCGCTCACGCCGGTCTCTTCCCTGCCTCCCTCGCCGTCCTGCGCCATATGCGGTCCTTCGGCCTCGTGCCCGGCGCCGCCTGCTTCCACCACGCCCTTCGCGCCGCGGGCTCCGCCGGCGATGTCTCAGCGGTGCTTGAGATCATGTCTGGGTCCGGCGCCTGTCCTACCGTGCCCGTGATCGTGGCCGCGGTGCATAAACTGGCGTCGGTTGGGGACTTCGAAGTCGCCTACAGGCTGATCGACAAAATGCCGGAGTTCGGGTGTGTGCCCAATGCGGTGGTTTACACGGCAGTGCTCGACGGGATGTGCAGTTTTGGGAACGTGGATGCG contains:
- the LOC8085271 gene encoding pentatricopeptide repeat-containing protein At5g47360 — encoded protein: MPPRASLLFLRRLSTRPPHRDHPKVAALLGVLNSAPSSSTSLSHALSRAFPSPSDAFPLHRLPHLLPLLPSPLLSLRFLLWHLTSSSPRPSQHALSSLAASLPDLSSSVPLLLSSSPRPLPLPHYALLLNISAHAGLFPASLAVLRHMRSFGLVPGAACFHHALRAAGSAGDVSAVLEIMSGSGACPTVPVIVAAVHKLASVGDFEVAYRLIDKMPEFGCVPNAVVYTAVLDGMCSFGNVDAALRLMEAMEGSEFGANCAPTVVTYTCLVKCLCGKGRVAEALAVLDRMAERGVMPNRVFMRTLVEGFCTEQRVVEAYDVVERVIGDGSVSSTQCYNVLLVSLWKVGMEEEAEGLAQRMMKKGVQLTPLAGSSMVRELCGRKRSLDACYWLGLMEENGVLCDSDVYGSLLLGLCEDGHIHEASTLGRKVVDRGILIEVSCADRLVKLLKQYGDEELASHILRLRRRSEGLSF